Sequence from the Sulfurimonas hongkongensis genome:
AGGTTCGCCTGACTTTATGATGAAGCTATCTCTTTTATGGGGGTTTGAGGGTTGGAACTCCATGCCGCAGTTTTTAAGTAAGGGTTGGCTCTTTGTTATTACTACTATTACTATGGGTGTGGGCATTGGTGTTTTGGCTCAGCCACAGCTTATAGTTAGGTTTATGACAGTAAAGAGCAAGCAAGAGTTAAATCGTGCAGTTCTTATCGGCTCTATATTTATACTTGCAATGACAGGGATTATCTTTATAGTTGGAGCTTTGTCAAATGCTTGGTATTTTGAGTTCAATGAAGGCAAAAATGCACTTCAAAGTGCTGGTTCAGTTGGTAAAGTAATCCCACACTTTATAAATACTGCAATGCCAAAGTGGTTTGCTTTTATCTTTTTGTTTGCTCTTATCTCAGCTGCTATGAGTACCCTCTCCTCCCAATTTCACACTATGGGAACAGCAGTTGGGCGTGACTTTTTTGAGCAAATCACTACAAAAGACTATGATTCTGTAACGGTTACAAGACTAGGCGTCGTTATAATGATAATCTTCTCAGTCTCTTTAGCTTATGCTTTTGATGATGAGCCAGCCATCATAGCACGCTCAACTGCCATTTTCTTCGCTCTTTGTGCAAGTATCTTTTTGCCAAGTTTTATAGGTGGACTCTTCTTTAGAAGTATAACAAAAGCGGGAGCTATCTCTTCTATGCTAGTTGGTTTAGTAGTGTCAAGCTTTTGGCTACTTTTTGTTCACTTCAAAGAAGCAAAATCACTAGGTCTTGCAAAAGCCATCTTTGGCAAAGACTCACTTTTAAGTGGAGATATTATCTTTGTAGATGCACTCATAATCGCTCTACCACTCTCCATTATCACTGCGATAGTAGTCTCACTTATGACTAAAAAGATGAATAAAAAACATCTTGATAGATGTTTTAATGACTGAATGTTCTAAAGAATTATTGGGTTGGATCCTGAATCAAGTTCAGGATGACGTGTATCATCAAGTTCAGAATGACATGTGTTTCATCAAATTCAGGGTGATGCATGCCCGTCAGGTTAGATGACGCATGTTTCGTCAACTCAGGTGACGCATGCCTCGTCAAGTTAGGTGATGCATGTATCGTCATTCCGTGCTTGACACGGAATCTAGTTTATGGATTAATCAGAGGATTCGATTAAATAAGAAATAATAAACAAGGGAAGAGACATGAAAAAAAGAAGTTTAGTGCTAGCTACTGTTTTAGGTTTAACTACGATTGTTTCAGCAGATACCCTTAAAGATGCATTTAAAAAGGGGACTGTTCAAGGGGGACTAAAGTCTTTTTATATAAGTCGGACTTATGATTGGGAAAGTGGATTTGGCAAAAATCCATCTAAGTACACTCGTGATGGGCTCTCTTTTGGTGGATATTTAGGTTATCAAACAGCATCTTACTACGGTTTTGATGCAGGTGCTACATTTTACACTACAAACAAAGTAGACAACAAATCAGACAACACGCTTAAAAACGATAACACTCTGTTTGGTGCTGATGGTAGAAGTTATAGTGTTTTAGGAGAGGCTTATATAAGCTACACACTAGCAAATACTAACATTAGAGTTGGAAGACAAAGCATAAACACTCCTTTTGCAGCTCCAAACAACTTTAGAATGCTACCAAATACTTTTGAAGGCGTTGTTGTAAAAAACAGTGATATAGCAGACACTAAATTTGAACTAGGTCATATCACTCGTGTTCAAACAAACGGTTTTGCAAACTCAGTCCCTGTACCAAACAATGTGCTGAACCCAAATGATGCTATGACAAGGCTGAGCTTACTTTATGGTTTTGGACCAGGATACAAGGTTGGAGAGTTTGAATCCATTGCAGATGTTTACTTAGGTCAAAACAACAAAAAAAATACAGCTGGTATGACCTACTTAAGTACAACCTACACAGGCTTTGATGGCATAAAATTAGAAATATGGGATCAATATATTCATGACATTATGAACATAATAGTTGCTAAGGTTAGTTACAAAGGCAGACTAAGTGTTTTTAATACCTTTGCATCTATGTTTTACACCAAGCAAGATAATGTTGGAGATAACCTACTTGGAAAAGCATTTAATACAGCGGGCGATGACAAAGATGTAGATGCAAGCCAATGCGGAGCAATGCTTAAAGCTTCACTAAATAATGGCTTTGGAATTGATTTGCGTTATGTAAACACTCCAGCATCACAGGGAAGCGTTTTAGACGGTGGCATTATAAACGCACTAGGTGGAGCTAATCCTTTTATAATCTCTCAAGGAGCACTGCACGCTAACTTGGGAGACACCTCTTCTATTTTGCTAGGAGTTAATTACAATCTTAAACATCTGACTGGAGTAGATATCCTAGCAATGCTTAAGTATTTTGAGTATGATATTGGCAAATACAATGGCTACCAAAGTGGTTATGAATGGGAAACAAAAGAGTTTGATTTTGATCTTGTATATCAAGTGAGATCAAAATTTAAACTTCAAGCAAGAGGTAGTTTTACTAAGGATTGGCTAGATTTAGGTGGCACTAAAAAATTGAGTTTTGATGAATATCGTTTAATAGCGTATTATAAATTTTAGTATTTCTCAATAGTTGTAAAATTTAGCCTTAATTTAAGCCTTATTTATATAACTATTGTGTAAATTAACAAAAACATATCTTTAACGGATAAATAATTACAAAGAGTGAGACTTTTATGAAACAGACACTAATGGGAAATGACGCGATTGCTTGGGGACTTATCCACGCAAATGTTGATATGATTAGCGGATACCCCGGTACCCCATCTAGCGAGATACTAAGCGAAGTTCAAAAGATAAAACATAAACTAAACTTAGATATATATGCTGAATGGGGAACTAATGAAAAAGTTGGTTTTGAAGTAGCTTACGCTGGTGCGATAGCGGGCAGGAGAACCTGTGCAACAATGAAGCAAGTAGGTCTTAATGTTGCAAGTGATGCGCTTATGAGTGCGGCTTATATCGGTAATCTCGGCGGAATGTTACTTATCGCTGCTGATGATCCAGGTTTTCACTCTTCTCAAACCGAACAAGATAGCCGTGTTTTTGCAAAGTTTGCTCGCATCCCAGTACTAGATCCAGCAACTCCACAAGATGCTTATGACCTTACAAAATATGGGGTAGAACTCTCTGAGAAGTTTCAAATCCCTGTAATGCTTCGTCCTGTTATGCGTGTTTGTCACGCTAGAGAGATCATAGAGATGGATGATGAGACAAACTTTAAGCCTAACAAGGGCGAGTTTAAGAGAGATGTTCCTCGCTGGGGTGCAGTCCCCCGTGTTGGTAGATTTGCTCAAGGTGTTGAGCAACTAAATCGCATGGAGGTTATCAAAGAGTATAACTGGGACCATCTTCTAAAAAAAGAGTTTGACAAGTGTGAGGGTAAAAATAGAGTTCTAATCATCACTAGCGGAACTGGTTATGGCTTTGCTAAAGAGACTCTAAGTGACCTTAATCTCGAAGCTGATGTTGTTAAAGTTCTTATGCCCTATCCTCTTCCTGTAGAGCAGATGAGAGATAGATTTAAGTCTTACGATAAAGTTTTAGTAGTTGAAGAACCGTACCCATGTGTTGAAGAGCAAATAGCATCTCCTAATGTTTATGGAAAAAATACAAACTCTATTCATAATATAGATGAGATGAGCAAAGAAGAGATTTTAAAAGCATTTGTAAATATCGGTCTTTATGAGGGAGAAAATATCTATGCTACTCCACCATCATTAGACTTTGAAGTAGAGACTCGCCCGCCTGCACTCTGCCCTGGTTGTCCTCATCGCGATGTTTACTATGCTATTACAAAAGTCTTTAAAAAGAAAAAAGCCATCTATCCATCAGACATTGGTTGCTACACTTTAGCAATTGCACAGGGTGCTATTGACAGCATTTTATGTATGGGTGCTAGTGTTTCTATGGCTAGTGGTTTTGCTCTTAGTGACCCAGATAAAACAGTTGTTGCTACCATTGGAGATGGAACATTTTTTCACTCTGGAATCGCACCACTTATAAACGCTGTCTATCAAAATCATAAGTTTATACTTGTTATCCTAGATAACTCTACCATCGCCATGACAGGAAGACAGACTACTCCATCAAGAGAGAACAAAAACATCGACATCAAAAAGATTGTCGAAGGAATGGGGATTGAGTGTATGGAACATCACTACTCTTATGAGATGCAAGATAACGTTGACTTCTTTAGAGAGGTAAAAAAAATTCACGCAGATGCAACTGGACCAACTGTTGTAGTTGTTCGTGAGTTTTGTATCTTAGATGGAGAGAGGGCTCCTGAGTTTATCCCAAATATCTTTGCTAAGGTTGATCCTGAGCTTTGCATCGCATGTGATCAGTGTACTACCGTATATAAGTGCCCGCCAATGGCTTACAATGAGGACGGCGTTATAGAGATAGACCCTTTTCTTTGTGCTGGTTGTGGTGGATGTTTAGATGTAGTATGTCCAACTGACGCCTTTGTGCAAGATTTTGACTATCTAAAGAGAGGTAACTAAGATGAAATATCAAATAGTAATAGCTGGCTTTGGTGGTCAAGGTGTTGTTTTTTTAGTTAAGGTTTTAGCTATTTGTGCAGGAAATCGTAATATCGCATTTTTAGGGACTGAAAACCATGGAATGAGTCAAAGAGGAGGCTCTGTCTCTTGTGATATTAAAATAGGCGACTTTACAAACCCGGTGATCGACAAAAACCAAGCCGACCTTATGATAGCACTAGAGAAAAACGAAGGTCTTAGAAATCTTGCTTTTTTGAAACTTAGCGGAACATTGGTTACAAATGCTAAAGATAAGGACAAATATCCAGAGCTTCCATTTAAAGGTTTTGCTAAAATAGATGCGTTTAAAAAAGCTGAAAATGGAGAGTTTCCTATTCAAGGTTTAAATGTATATATGCTAGGATTTGCACTTGTAAATGACAAAAACTTCCCATTTAGCGTGCAAGAGGTAAAAGATGCCATCACACAGATAAATACAAAAGTAGCAGAGCAAAATATAGTTATCTTAGAGCAAGCCATGAGAGATGCTAAGGAGTCAAAATAATGTGGAATAAAATCGAGGGTGCCCCAAGAGAAACTATAGAAGAGATACAACTAAGAAGACTTAAAGAGACACTAGAGAGAGTTTATGAACTAACACCTTTTTACAAAGAAAAATTTGATGAGTTAGATATATCTCCAAAAGGGATTAAGTCTCTAAAAGATATAGAAAAATTACCCTTTACAAAAAAGCAGGATTTGCGAAACCACTACCCTTTTGGACTCTTTACAGTTCCAATGAGTGAAGTTGTTAGAGTTCACAGCTCGAGTGGAACCACAGGAAAACCTACCGTTGTTGGCTACACTCAAGGAGATATGGATGTTTGGGATGAAGTGATGGCTAGAGTCTATACAATGGCTGGAGCTACAGGAGCTGATGTTATACATAACGCTTATGGCTATGGACTATTTACTGGTGGACTTGGATTTGATGGTGGTGCTAAAAAGATAGGTGCTACAACTATTCCAGCTAGTAGCGGTTTTACAGATAGACAGATTATGCTTATGAAAGATTTCAATGCCACTATAATGGCTGCAACTCCTTCTTTTGCACTTCATATGTACGAATCTGCTAAGAAGTCTGGAAGTGGATATCTGAAAGATTTTAAATTAAAATCTGGTGTATTTGGAGCTGAACCTACAAGTGATGGACTAAAAGAGGAAGTATCTCGTGTTTGGGGGATTGACTATCACGAAGTTTATGGACTTAGTGAGATTATAGGACCAGGTGTAAGCTCAAACTGCAAACACTCTAAACTTTTACATGTAAACGAAGACCACTTCTATCCTGAAATCATAGATCATAAAACGGGCAAGGTCTTAGAAGATGGAGAGCGTGGAGAGTTAGTTATAACTTCACTGACAAAACAAGCTCTTCCTATCATTCGCTATAGAACTGGAGATATAACTTCGCTCCATCGCTCTCCTTGTTCTTGTGGAAGAACTCTTGTTCGTATGGAGAGTATCGTTGGGCGTGTTGATGATATGATAGTCGTAAATGGTGTAAATGTATATCCTTCTCAAGTTGAGCATGTCATCGCAAATACTGAGGGAGTTACACTTAACTACCAAATCATCGCAGATAAAAAAGGACATCTTGATAAGATAGATATTTTAGTAGAAGTTAGCGATGAAGTTTTAAGTGACTCAGTAGCTGAGATGGAAAAAATCAAAAAAGATATACAACGCTCACTAGCAAACAATCTTTATATAAATGCAAATGTAAAACTTGTTGAGCCTAGAACACTAGAGAGAAGCATGGGTAAAGCCATAAGAGTTGTAGATAAAAGGGTATAAAATGTCAAAAGCTATAAAACAGTTGTCTATATTTGTTGAGAACAAAAAAGGTGAACTGAGTGATATAACTACGCTTTTAGCATCAAAACATATCTCCATAGAGTCCATAAATCTCTCAGATGCAAGTGACTTTGGCATACTTAGACTCATAGTTAATGATAGCCAAAGAGCAAAAGATATTTTAGAGAAAAATGGTTTTTCTTCTAAGTTTACAGATGTTTTTGCTGTAGAGATTAGTGACCATGTTGGAAGTTTTAACTCTGTTATAAAAGCTCTTGCAAAACAAAACATAAATATAGAGTACACTTATACTCTCACAAACGCACAAATTGGCGCTTTTGTATTTAAAGTAGCGGATCCTGAGTTAGAAAGTGCTATAAAATCGCTTGAGAGAGAGGGTATCCATCTTCTTAGTGAGATTTAAAAAAGGTAAATATGAGAGTTCAAGATATAGATAAAAATGATATAGGTTTTTTAAAGTTTATAGGTGGAGAAGTTTTAGACCTAGGTGACGGCTATGCAGAACTGGGCTTTGATGTTTTGCCCCATCACAAACAACACTTTGGCGTAGTTCATGGTGGAGCTATTGCCACGCTAGCTGATCACTGTGGTTGGTACGCTGCTGTTTCTGTGCTTAAAGAAGGTCTTAGTGCTGTAACAATTGAGATAAAGATAAACTACTTAAAACCTGCTAGAGATGAAGTTTTAAAGGCGGAGGCTAGAGTTATAAACCAGTCAAAAAGAACTGTTTTTACTACTATTGAGATATTTTCAAAAGATACACTAATAGCTTATGCAACAGGAACATATCATATTTTAGATGAACAAAAGGTTCTTAATAGTGCTAAATAACAGAGAAATAAGCGATAGATTTGAAGTTCAAATCAACACACTTTACAACTGGCAAAAGAGCAAACCAAAGCTCTATGCTTATCTAAAACACGCTGATTATAACAAAGAGCGAAACAAAGAGATAAATGTACTTCTTGAGTACTATGCAAAGTCCATCAGCAAGAACTTTAGCGTTGAAGAGATTCATTATATTATCAACTCCGATATAAACCCACACACTATAGAGCAGATAGACTCGTTGCATAAGATTTTTATCACACTTGAAGCTAAAAATCTCTCCATAAAAAGTGACTTTTTACTTGGCATCTATGATAAGTTTCACACTATGAACATCATAGAAAAGTATATCTTTTACAAAAGAGTCTATCGCATAAGAGATAAAGAAAAATCCTTCTCTAAAGAGAAGATAGAGCTATACTTTAAAGAGTATCTAAGCAGACCAAAAGAGAAGTAAAGTAGCTTTTTACCTATTTTTTAGTACTTTTTTGATATAGTTTTACATTATTACATAGATAAAAAAATTTCTTGCTTGGACTAAATTTTATAGATAAAACTTAAAACATCGCAAGATTTTATACTAAAGGTCAATCAATGAATATAGTAACTGGTTCTTCAACGGCGTTAATAACTCCATTTAAAGATGGAAAACTTGATGAGCAAACATATGCGGCACTTATAAAAAGACAAATCAACAATGGGATGGATGCAGTTTGTCCTGTAGGAACTACAGGAGAGAGTGCAACTCTTACTTATGAAGAAGATATAAGATGTATGGAAATCGCAGTTGAAGTCTGTAAAGGTACTAAGACTAGAGTTCTAGCCGGTGCAGGAAGTAACTCTACTGCTGAAGCTATCAAGACTGCACAGCGAGCAAGAGACTGTGGTGTTGATGCTATCTTCTCAGTAAGCCCATACTATAACAAACCATCTCAAGAGGGACTTTTTCAGCACTACAAAGCAATAGCTGATAGTGTAAGTGATGTACCTTTTATGCTCTACAATGTACCTGGAAGAACTAGTGTTGATGTAGATGCAGACACAACTATTCGTCTTTTTAATGAGTGTAAAAATATATATGGTGTAAAAGAAGCAAGTGGAAGCCTAGAGAGAACGGTTGAACTTCTATCTCGTTGTCCTGAACTTAAAGTATTTTCTGGCGATGATGCTATAGACTATCCAATCCTCGCAAGTGGTGGAGCTGGCATAACTTCTGTTACATCAAACTTAATGCCAGACTTAAAGAGTGAGCTAGTAAGCTTAGCACTAAGTGGTGATTTTGCAGGTGCAAGGGAGATAAATGAAAAACTATATCCTCTAAACAAAGTTATGTTTTGCGAATCAAATCCAGTACCTATAAAAGCTTCAATGTATATAGCTGGACTTATAGAGACCCTAGAGTTTAGACTTCCACTAGTTCCACCTAGTTTAGAGAATATGAAAAAGATAGAAAAAGTTATGAAAAACTATGATATCAAAGGACTTTAAGATGCATAAAAATATATCTCTTGCCGACGGCAAAGCTTTAGTTAGAGGAATTTTTGCACAATTCACTTCTGCAAAAAGGAGAATGGCATAATGAAGGGGAAAACTCTTTTTATAAGTGGTGGGACTCGTGGTATAGGTAAAGCTATAGTTTATGCTTTTGCTGCAAAAGGTTGTGATGTCGCTTTTACTTACGCATCTAGCAGTGAGGTTGCAAATGAGATTGTTGCAGATCTTGAAAGTAACTATAATATAAAAGCTCGTGCTTACAAGCTAAATATCTTAGAACCTCTTACTTACAAAGATGCATATAAAGAGTTTGACGAAGACTTCGATAGGCTTGACTACTTTATCTCAAACGCCATCATCTCTGGTCGTGCTGTAGTTGGTGGTTTTGCTCCATTTATGAGACTCAAACCAAAAGGTCTTAGCAATATTTACACAGCTACTGTTGAAGCCTTTGTAGTTGGTGCACAAGAGGCAGTAAAGAGAATGGAGAAAGTTGGCGGTGGTAGCATCATAAGCATGAGCTCCACTGGTAATTTAGTCTACTCTCCAAACTACGCAGGTCATGGAACAAACAAGGCGGCAGTTGAGACTATGGTTAAGTACGCAGCAGCTGAACTTGGCGAGAAAAATATCCGTGTCAATGCAGTAAGCGGTGGTCCAATCGACACTGATGCACTAAAAGCATTTCCAAACTATGAGGAAGTAAAAGCCGAAGTAGTAAAACGCTCACCACTCAATCGCATGGGAGACGCAACCGACCTAACAGGAGCTTGTATTTTCCTATGTGAAAATAGCTCTTCATGGTTAACAGGTCAAACCATAGTCATAGATGGCGGAACTTCTTTTCAGTAAACAAG
This genomic interval carries:
- a CDS encoding ACT domain-containing protein, which encodes MSKAIKQLSIFVENKKGELSDITTLLASKHISIESINLSDASDFGILRLIVNDSQRAKDILEKNGFSSKFTDVFAVEISDHVGSFNSVIKALAKQNINIEYTYTLTNAQIGAFVFKVADPELESAIKSLEREGIHLLSEI
- a CDS encoding sodium:solute symporter family protein, with product MMKLSLLWGFEGWNSMPQFLSKGWLFVITTITMGVGIGVLAQPQLIVRFMTVKSKQELNRAVLIGSIFILAMTGIIFIVGALSNAWYFEFNEGKNALQSAGSVGKVIPHFINTAMPKWFAFIFLFALISAAMSTLSSQFHTMGTAVGRDFFEQITTKDYDSVTVTRLGVVIMIIFSVSLAYAFDDEPAIIARSTAIFFALCASIFLPSFIGGLFFRSITKAGAISSMLVGLVVSSFWLLFVHFKEAKSLGLAKAIFGKDSLLSGDIIFVDALIIALPLSIITAIVVSLMTKKMNKKHLDRCFND
- a CDS encoding enoyl-ACP reductase codes for the protein MKGKTLFISGGTRGIGKAIVYAFAAKGCDVAFTYASSSEVANEIVADLESNYNIKARAYKLNILEPLTYKDAYKEFDEDFDRLDYFISNAIISGRAVVGGFAPFMRLKPKGLSNIYTATVEAFVVGAQEAVKRMEKVGGGSIISMSSTGNLVYSPNYAGHGTNKAAVETMVKYAAAELGEKNIRVNAVSGGPIDTDALKAFPNYEEVKAEVVKRSPLNRMGDATDLTGACIFLCENSSSWLTGQTIVIDGGTSFQ
- the dapA gene encoding 4-hydroxy-tetrahydrodipicolinate synthase encodes the protein MNIVTGSSTALITPFKDGKLDEQTYAALIKRQINNGMDAVCPVGTTGESATLTYEEDIRCMEIAVEVCKGTKTRVLAGAGSNSTAEAIKTAQRARDCGVDAIFSVSPYYNKPSQEGLFQHYKAIADSVSDVPFMLYNVPGRTSVDVDADTTIRLFNECKNIYGVKEASGSLERTVELLSRCPELKVFSGDDAIDYPILASGGAGITSVTSNLMPDLKSELVSLALSGDFAGAREINEKLYPLNKVMFCESNPVPIKASMYIAGLIETLEFRLPLVPPSLENMKKIEKVMKNYDIKGL
- a CDS encoding PaaI family thioesterase yields the protein MRVQDIDKNDIGFLKFIGGEVLDLGDGYAELGFDVLPHHKQHFGVVHGGAIATLADHCGWYAAVSVLKEGLSAVTIEIKINYLKPARDEVLKAEARVINQSKRTVFTTIEIFSKDTLIAYATGTYHILDEQKVLNSAK
- a CDS encoding 2-oxoacid:acceptor oxidoreductase family protein, giving the protein MKYQIVIAGFGGQGVVFLVKVLAICAGNRNIAFLGTENHGMSQRGGSVSCDIKIGDFTNPVIDKNQADLMIALEKNEGLRNLAFLKLSGTLVTNAKDKDKYPELPFKGFAKIDAFKKAENGEFPIQGLNVYMLGFALVNDKNFPFSVQEVKDAITQINTKVAEQNIVILEQAMRDAKESK
- a CDS encoding phenylacetate--CoA ligase family protein, with protein sequence MWNKIEGAPRETIEEIQLRRLKETLERVYELTPFYKEKFDELDISPKGIKSLKDIEKLPFTKKQDLRNHYPFGLFTVPMSEVVRVHSSSGTTGKPTVVGYTQGDMDVWDEVMARVYTMAGATGADVIHNAYGYGLFTGGLGFDGGAKKIGATTIPASSGFTDRQIMLMKDFNATIMAATPSFALHMYESAKKSGSGYLKDFKLKSGVFGAEPTSDGLKEEVSRVWGIDYHEVYGLSEIIGPGVSSNCKHSKLLHVNEDHFYPEIIDHKTGKVLEDGERGELVITSLTKQALPIIRYRTGDITSLHRSPCSCGRTLVRMESIVGRVDDMIVVNGVNVYPSQVEHVIANTEGVTLNYQIIADKKGHLDKIDILVEVSDEVLSDSVAEMEKIKKDIQRSLANNLYINANVKLVEPRTLERSMGKAIRVVDKRV
- a CDS encoding thiamine pyrophosphate-dependent enzyme; amino-acid sequence: MKQTLMGNDAIAWGLIHANVDMISGYPGTPSSEILSEVQKIKHKLNLDIYAEWGTNEKVGFEVAYAGAIAGRRTCATMKQVGLNVASDALMSAAYIGNLGGMLLIAADDPGFHSSQTEQDSRVFAKFARIPVLDPATPQDAYDLTKYGVELSEKFQIPVMLRPVMRVCHAREIIEMDDETNFKPNKGEFKRDVPRWGAVPRVGRFAQGVEQLNRMEVIKEYNWDHLLKKEFDKCEGKNRVLIITSGTGYGFAKETLSDLNLEADVVKVLMPYPLPVEQMRDRFKSYDKVLVVEEPYPCVEEQIASPNVYGKNTNSIHNIDEMSKEEILKAFVNIGLYEGENIYATPPSLDFEVETRPPALCPGCPHRDVYYAITKVFKKKKAIYPSDIGCYTLAIAQGAIDSILCMGASVSMASGFALSDPDKTVVATIGDGTFFHSGIAPLINAVYQNHKFILVILDNSTIAMTGRQTTPSRENKNIDIKKIVEGMGIECMEHHYSYEMQDNVDFFREVKKIHADATGPTVVVVREFCILDGERAPEFIPNIFAKVDPELCIACDQCTTVYKCPPMAYNEDGVIEIDPFLCAGCGGCLDVVCPTDAFVQDFDYLKRGN
- a CDS encoding OprD family outer membrane porin produces the protein MKKRSLVLATVLGLTTIVSADTLKDAFKKGTVQGGLKSFYISRTYDWESGFGKNPSKYTRDGLSFGGYLGYQTASYYGFDAGATFYTTNKVDNKSDNTLKNDNTLFGADGRSYSVLGEAYISYTLANTNIRVGRQSINTPFAAPNNFRMLPNTFEGVVVKNSDIADTKFELGHITRVQTNGFANSVPVPNNVLNPNDAMTRLSLLYGFGPGYKVGEFESIADVYLGQNNKKNTAGMTYLSTTYTGFDGIKLEIWDQYIHDIMNIIVAKVSYKGRLSVFNTFASMFYTKQDNVGDNLLGKAFNTAGDDKDVDASQCGAMLKASLNNGFGIDLRYVNTPASQGSVLDGGIINALGGANPFIISQGALHANLGDTSSILLGVNYNLKHLTGVDILAMLKYFEYDIGKYNGYQSGYEWETKEFDFDLVYQVRSKFKLQARGSFTKDWLDLGGTKKLSFDEYRLIAYYKF